CAGTTATCCCCTTTATTTTTGTCACTGGCAGGGCAACTCGGACTGATATCCGCAAAGGAATGGAACTGGGAGCAGATGACTATCTTACTAAACCCTGTACGTTTAAGGAGTTACTGGCGACGATCGCAGTTCAACTGGAAAAGCAGGCTAACCTCCGCCAATGGTATGGTGCAGAGTCGCAGCAAGTACCAGAACAATCGTCTACTGATCCTACTTCGTTGATAGCTTCAAATTCAATTTTTCCTGCTTGCCCGCAAATGTCTGAGGTCTTCCGGTTCATTGAATCCTTTTATAATCAACCGATTACCCTCTGCGATGTAGCGCAAGCAGTTGGTTACTCTCCAGCTTACCTAACCAACCTGATGCGACAGCAAACTGGAAAGAGCGTGCACCGCTGGATTGTCGAGCGGCGGATGACACAGGCCCACTCGTTACTTTTAGAAACCGAACAGGCAGTCAATCAGATTGCTGAGGCAGTCGGCTATCAAGATGCATGTCATTTCAGTCGCTATTTTCGCCAACTTTACGGGACAAGTCCTCAAGCGTGGAGAAGCGCGCGTCGCCGCATAGCTTAGCTACCAATTTTGGATTTTAGATTTTGGATTGAATTTTCTCCCCCTGCTCTGCCCTAACAGGCAAATTAGATGTTTAACAGCTTAGATATCTGTAGTCTGTTTAGCCGAAAACGGTAGGAAAAACAAGATCGAAAGAATTGACAAAGCCATCAAAAAATTGTTCATTGCAGTCTCTTCTTAAATTTTATTAATCTCTCTGTTTAGAGACTGTTGAATTTATTTTGGTTTTGCCTTCAAAGCCTTTGGTCTAAACGCCATAGAACAACCTACAAATTCACGACTGTGTAAGGTCAATTTTGGTTTAAAGGACCCGCGATTGGCAGATTTTGTCGAACATGATTTCTCTTCAATCCGACTGCCTATTATTAATCTGGTCACTTTCAATAAAGGATTTTCTGCAAAAACCGGCAATGAAATTCTTAATTTCATTTGAGCTCTATTCGCAACTGCAACAGAAACGAAATCTTAGACATTACATATTTTCACAGCAGTGAATCCAAGCGAGGCTTCAATCAGCGCCCTGACGCAACCAGTGAAATTTTGAGAACTACCGAAAGGCAATGACTGAAAACTATACTCGATCAACCGCTCCAATCAGCACTGAACCCTACTTCGTAGAATCTGCGTCATTAGCTGATCCTAGTTACGACTACCAACTCGATGACCTAGAAAACGATACGGACGGTCAGCTAGACAAAGACTCACATCTAGTGCCGCTATCGCTCTCAGTCTCTGAGGCGATCGCTCAGATGCTGGCAGAGTTAGGAATCAGCTACGCCTTTGGTGTCTCCGGGGGAGCAATGGCAACACTGTGGGGTGCGCTGTCTAATAGCCCCATCAAGGTGGTTCACTGTCGCCATGAAGGAGGAGCGGCCTTTGCAGCGGTCGAGGCATACTTCGCTAGTAACCGTCCTGTAGTGGCGTTCACCACAGCAGGTCCAGGTCTCACTAACTCGCTGACTGGATTATTTGCGGCGCGGGATGAAGGCGCAAAGGTGGTTTTACTGTCAGCTTGCACCTCAGCCCCGCAGCGCGGTCGGTGGGCTATTCAGGAAACCAGCACCTATACATTACCAAGCTCAGGGGTTTTTACCTCAGGAGCATTATTCAATTATGCAACCACCGTCGAGTCAGCAGAGCAACTGCCACAGATTTTTCGCAGTCTCGCCCTTGGTCTTTCACAAGCCGGTGGCTTCGTTGCCCATTTGAGTATTCCCACGGGGGTTCAGACAAGTTCACTCAATATATCGCTGCCTCGGCTAGATCTTTCTCATTCTCTGGCAACGCCTAGTGAGGAAACGATCTCGAAATGCGTTCAGTTGCTATCTGAAGGACCATTCGCCATCTGGGTCGGCTTTGGTGCGCGGGATGCTGCCGAGGAGATCCGCTCCTTAGCTGAGAGAACTGGAGCAGCAGTCATGTGTTCGCCGCGTGGCAAAGGTATCTTTCCCGAAAACCATCCTCAGTTTGTGGGTGTCACAGGCTTGGGCGGTCATGCTTCGGTGATGAAATATATGCAGGAGCAGCCTCCATTACGCACGTTAGTACTGGGGACGCGGCTAGGTGAACCTACTTCCTTCTGGAGTTCCTCAATGGTTCCCCCAGGAGGATTCGTGCATGTTGACATTGATCCAAAAGTGCCAGGCGTTGCGTATCCGGCTGCAGAAACCCTTCCGATTCAGTCTGATGTGAGAATGTTTCTAAAGGCGCTGCTAAAGCATTTTCCAGAATCTCCAGGGTCAACAACCCCGTCGCTGCCTCATCCTGAACGTGAGCCAATCAATCCTGGCAGCGACCTAGTGCGACCTGAGGTGCTGATGGATGCAATTCAACGAGCGATCGTTGAAGGCAGCGATGCAGTGGTTCTAGCTGAGTCGGGTAACTCGTTTACTTGGGCAACTCACCTGCTGCGAATTGATCGACCGAATCGTTACCGGGTCAGCACTGGAGTCGGCTCGATGGGTCATATGGTTGCGGGTGTAGTAGGTGCTGCTCAAGCACGGCATGGCAAAGCCGTCGCCATCGTCGGGGATGGGTCGATGCTAATGAACAGCGAGATCAGCACGGCAGTGAAATATCAAATTCCTGCCGTTTGGATTGTACTCAACGACGCGCGCTACAACATGTGCCACCAAGGAATGTCGATGCTGGGACTTCAGGGTGCAGATGCGACAATTCCACAGGCAGATTTTGTCATGATTGCTTGCGGGATGGGAGCTGTAGGTATCCGCGTTGAAAGAG
This window of the Chroococcidiopsis sp. CCMEE 29 genome carries:
- a CDS encoding response regulator — its product is MAEKTVKKILVIEDNAKTRNLFLRCLKSEGFYPIGAEDGIVGLERLQENTPDLIICDIKMPKLDGYGVVTKLRQDPVTAVIPFIFVTGRATRTDIRKGMELGADDYLTKPCTFKELLATIAVQLEKQANLRQWYGAESQQVPEQSSTDPTSLIASNSIFPACPQMSEVFRFIESFYNQPITLCDVAQAVGYSPAYLTNLMRQQTGKSVHRWIVERRMTQAHSLLLETEQAVNQIAEAVGYQDACHFSRYFRQLYGTSPQAWRSARRRIA
- the scyA gene encoding scytonemin biosynthesis protein ScyA (ScyA, a thiamin diphosphate-dependent enzyme, performs an acyloin condensation during scytonemin biosythesis. It joins a molecule of indole-3-pyruvate to one of para-hydroxyphenylpyruvic acid.) → MTENYTRSTAPISTEPYFVESASLADPSYDYQLDDLENDTDGQLDKDSHLVPLSLSVSEAIAQMLAELGISYAFGVSGGAMATLWGALSNSPIKVVHCRHEGGAAFAAVEAYFASNRPVVAFTTAGPGLTNSLTGLFAARDEGAKVVLLSACTSAPQRGRWAIQETSTYTLPSSGVFTSGALFNYATTVESAEQLPQIFRSLALGLSQAGGFVAHLSIPTGVQTSSLNISLPRLDLSHSLATPSEETISKCVQLLSEGPFAIWVGFGARDAAEEIRSLAERTGAAVMCSPRGKGIFPENHPQFVGVTGLGGHASVMKYMQEQPPLRTLVLGTRLGEPTSFWSSSMVPPGGFVHVDIDPKVPGVAYPAAETLPIQSDVRMFLKALLKHFPESPGSTTPSLPHPEREPINPGSDLVRPEVLMDAIQRAIVEGSDAVVLAESGNSFTWATHLLRIDRPNRYRVSTGVGSMGHMVAGVVGAAQARHGKAVAIVGDGSMLMNSEISTAVKYQIPAVWIVLNDARYNMCHQGMSMLGLQGADATIPQADFVMIACGMGAVGIRVERESDVQAALEAAIASPVPFVLDVIIDPTPLAPSGARNKSLQAQGVTSSPAKKKQVSFPMV